ATAAAAATGATATTTATACTAAAAATGAAGATGAACTACAAAATAATGTTCAAATAGTAATAGAAGTAATAAACTCTTTTTATAAGCGTTCAATAAATACTTCAGAAGAAGAAACACAGAACTTAAAAGAACAAGCACTTCAAACAATCTCTCAAATAAGATATTCTAAAACTGGCTATTTTTGGATAAATGACAGTAATTATAAAATGTTAATGCATCCAATTTTAAAAGATTTAGATGGTAAAAATTTAAAATTTATGAAAGATAAAAACAATCAATATATGTTCCAAGAGTTTGTAACTTTGGCAAATGAGAATAAACAAGGTGGCATAGTAATGTATATGTGGCCTAAACCTGATGAAGAAGTAGCCAAAGCAAAATTTTCTTTTGTAAAAAAATTTGAGCCTTGGGATTGGATAGTAGGAACTGGTACATATTTAGATGAGGTTGATGCAAAAGTTGCAAAAATGAAAGAAAAATCAGAAGAGAGTTTGGAAATTATTGTGATTATAAGTGCAGTAATTTTTATTATTGTTTTGATTTTATTGTCATTAATTACTTTAGCTTTATCAACAAGACGTTCAAAAAATAGTACAAAAGAAGATTATGAATAAAAAGATTAATAATTTTTTATAATATTTAAATAAATAACTTATGATATATTTATGCAAAGGTTTATATAAATGGAAAAAGAAGAGTTTGAAAGGGCTGTTGATTTATTTGGTATTTTGACTAAAACTTCCAAAAAAGAATTAAAACAAAAATATTTAAAGTTATCAAAAAAATATCATCCAGATACTCCCACTGGAAGTGATGAAAAATTTCAAGAATTAAAAGAAGCCTACGAACTTTTATTAGCTTATATTGAAAATTATAGATTTAGTTTTGAAGAAGATGAGTTCAAAGAACAGTATCCATCTTTTACAAACTATAAAAATTGGAATATTTAATAAAGGAGAATTAATGTTTGATTTGCAAAAAATTAAAGATATCGTTTTAGGAACTTTAATAACTGATTCATATTGCTTAGGTTCTCATTGGATATATGATGAAAAACAATTAAAAAGT
This genomic window from Arcobacter sp. CECT 8986 contains:
- a CDS encoding DnaJ domain-containing protein, with translation MEKEEFERAVDLFGILTKTSKKELKQKYLKLSKKYHPDTPTGSDEKFQELKEAYELLLAYIENYRFSFEEDEFKEQYPSFTNYKNWNI
- a CDS encoding cache domain-containing protein; amino-acid sequence: MTGTISVSVRTKILIISIFVVFSLAVASLLGTIVTVSSINESNISDYKNDIYTKNEDELQNNVQIVIEVINSFYKRSINTSEEETQNLKEQALQTISQIRYSKTGYFWINDSNYKMLMHPILKDLDGKNLKFMKDKNNQYMFQEFVTLANENKQGGIVMYMWPKPDEEVAKAKFSFVKKFEPWDWIVGTGTYLDEVDAKVAKMKEKSEESLEIIVIISAVIFIIVLILLSLITLALSTRRSKNSTKEDYE